A window of the Streptomyces sp. Ag109_O5-10 genome harbors these coding sequences:
- the aroB gene encoding 3-dehydroquinate synthase, which translates to MSEAVTRIQVGGTAGTEPYEVLVGRQLLGELGGLIGDRVKRVAVIHPEALAETGDALRADLAEQGYEAVAIQVPNAEEAKTAEVAAYCWKALGQSGFTRSDIVVGVGGGSTTDLAGFVAATWLRGVRWIAVPTTVLAMVDAAVGGKTGINTAEGKNLVGAFHPPAGVLCDLAALDSLPVNDYVSGLAEIIKAGFIADPVILELIESDPEAARTPAGPHTAELIERSIRVKAEVVSCDLKESGLREILNYGHTLGHAIEKNERYKWRHGAAVAVGMHFAAELGRLAGRLDDATADRHRTVLESVGLPLHYRYDQWPKLVETMKVDKKSRGDLLRFIVLDGLAKPTVLEGPDPAVLLAAYGEVGQ; encoded by the coding sequence ATGAGCGAGGCAGTCACCCGGATCCAGGTCGGCGGCACGGCGGGCACCGAGCCGTACGAGGTCCTGGTGGGCCGTCAGCTCCTCGGCGAGCTGGGCGGGTTGATCGGGGACAGGGTGAAGCGGGTGGCCGTGATCCACCCCGAGGCGCTCGCCGAGACGGGCGACGCGCTCCGCGCCGACCTGGCCGAGCAGGGCTACGAGGCCGTCGCCATCCAGGTGCCCAACGCCGAGGAGGCCAAGACCGCCGAGGTGGCCGCCTACTGCTGGAAGGCGCTCGGCCAGTCCGGCTTCACCCGCTCCGACATCGTCGTCGGCGTGGGCGGCGGTTCGACCACGGACCTCGCCGGTTTCGTGGCCGCGACCTGGCTGCGGGGCGTCCGCTGGATCGCCGTCCCGACCACCGTCCTCGCGATGGTGGACGCGGCGGTCGGCGGCAAGACCGGCATCAACACGGCCGAGGGCAAGAACCTGGTCGGCGCCTTCCACCCCCCGGCGGGCGTCCTGTGCGACCTGGCCGCCCTCGACTCGCTCCCGGTCAACGACTACGTCTCCGGACTCGCCGAGATCATCAAGGCCGGCTTCATCGCCGACCCGGTGATCCTGGAGCTCATCGAGTCCGACCCCGAGGCCGCCCGCACCCCGGCCGGCCCGCACACGGCCGAACTGATCGAGCGCTCCATCCGGGTGAAGGCGGAGGTCGTCTCCTGCGACCTCAAGGAATCGGGCCTGCGCGAGATCCTCAACTACGGCCACACGCTCGGCCACGCCATCGAGAAGAACGAGCGCTACAAGTGGCGGCACGGCGCGGCGGTCGCCGTAGGCATGCACTTCGCCGCGGAACTGGGCCGGCTGGCCGGCCGCCTGGACGACGCGACGGCCGACCGCCACCGCACGGTCCTGGAGTCCGTCGGTCTCCCGCTGCACTACCGCTACGACCAGTGGCCCAAGCTGGTCGAGACCATGAAGGTCGACAAGAAGTCCCGCGGCGACCTGCTCCGCTTCATCGTCCTGGACGGCCTCGCCAAGCCGACCGTCCTGGAGGGCCCGGACCCGGCCGTGCTGCTCGCCGCGTACGGCGAGGTCGGGCAGTAG
- the ruvX gene encoding Holliday junction resolvase RuvX, with amino-acid sequence MRKGRRLAIDVGDARIGVASCDPDGILATPVETVPGRDIPAAHRRLRQLVEEYEPVEVVVGLPRSLKGGEGPAAVKVRAFAQELAKGVEPVPVRLVDERMTTVTASQGLRASGVKSKKGRSVIDQAAAVIILQQALESERVSGKPPGEGVEVVI; translated from the coding sequence ATGCGCAAAGGACGTCGACTCGCGATCGACGTCGGGGACGCCCGGATCGGGGTCGCCTCGTGTGACCCCGACGGGATCCTCGCCACCCCGGTCGAGACGGTCCCCGGCCGGGACATCCCGGCGGCCCACCGCAGGCTGCGGCAACTGGTCGAGGAGTACGAACCCGTCGAGGTCGTCGTCGGACTCCCGCGCTCCCTGAAGGGAGGCGAGGGCCCGGCCGCCGTCAAGGTCCGGGCCTTCGCGCAGGAGCTGGCCAAGGGTGTCGAACCGGTGCCGGTCAGGCTGGTCGACGAGCGGATGACGACCGTGACGGCCAGTCAGGGGCTGCGGGCCTCGGGGGTGAAGTCCAAGAAGGGACGCTCGGTCATCGACCAGGCAGCCGCTGTGATCATCCTCCAGCAGGCGCTGGAATCCGAACGGGTGTCAGGTAAACCACCCGGCGAGGGCGTCGAAGTAGTCATCTGA
- the aroC gene encoding chorismate synthase produces the protein MSRLRWLTAGESHGPALVATLEGLPAGVPITTEMVADHLERRRLGYGRGARMKFERDEVTFLGGVRHGLTLGSPVAIMVGNTEWPKWEQVMAADPVDPEILAGLARNAPLTRPRPGHADLAGMQKYGFDEARPVLERASARETAARVALGAVARSYLKETAGIEIVSHVVELCSVKAPAGVYPTPADVEKLDADPLRCLDADASKAMVAEVDQAHKDGDTLGGVVEVLAYGVPVGLGSHVHWDRKLDARLAGALMGIQAIKGVEIGDGFELARVPGSKAHDEIVSTSEGIRRVSGRAGGTEGGLSTGELLRVRAAMKPIATVPRALQTVDVATGEATQAHHQRSDVSAVPAAGIVAEAMVALVLADAVAEKFGGDSVPETRRNVRSYLENLAIR, from the coding sequence TTGAGCAGGCTGCGTTGGCTGACCGCGGGGGAGTCCCACGGTCCCGCACTTGTCGCGACGCTGGAGGGCCTTCCCGCCGGCGTGCCGATCACGACCGAGATGGTCGCCGACCACCTGGAGCGGCGGCGGCTCGGCTACGGCCGCGGTGCGCGCATGAAGTTCGAGCGGGACGAGGTCACCTTCCTCGGCGGCGTCCGGCACGGTCTCACCCTCGGCTCCCCGGTCGCGATCATGGTGGGCAACACCGAGTGGCCCAAGTGGGAGCAGGTCATGGCGGCCGACCCGGTCGACCCGGAGATCCTCGCCGGGCTGGCTCGCAACGCCCCGCTGACCCGCCCGCGCCCCGGTCACGCCGACCTCGCCGGCATGCAGAAGTACGGCTTCGACGAGGCCCGGCCGGTCCTGGAGCGGGCCTCCGCGCGGGAGACGGCCGCCCGGGTGGCGCTGGGCGCGGTGGCCCGGTCGTACCTGAAGGAGACGGCCGGCATCGAGATCGTCTCGCACGTCGTCGAGCTGTGCTCCGTGAAGGCGCCGGCCGGCGTCTACCCCACCCCCGCGGACGTCGAGAAGCTGGACGCCGACCCGCTGCGCTGCCTGGACGCGGACGCGTCGAAGGCGATGGTCGCGGAGGTCGACCAGGCGCACAAGGACGGCGACACGCTCGGCGGCGTGGTGGAGGTGCTGGCCTACGGCGTCCCGGTCGGCCTCGGCTCGCACGTGCACTGGGACCGGAAGCTGGACGCCCGCCTCGCCGGGGCCCTGATGGGGATCCAGGCGATCAAGGGCGTGGAGATCGGCGACGGCTTCGAGCTGGCCCGGGTGCCGGGCTCGAAGGCGCACGACGAGATCGTGAGCACGTCCGAGGGCATCCGCCGTGTCTCCGGGCGCGCGGGCGGCACCGAGGGCGGCCTGTCCACCGGCGAGCTGCTCCGTGTCCGGGCCGCGATGAAGCCGATCGCGACCGTGCCGCGGGCCCTGCAGACCGTGGACGTGGCGACCGGCGAGGCCACCCAGGCCCATCACCAGCGCTCGGACGTGTCGGCGGTGCCGGCCGCCGGAATCGTCGCCGAGGCGATGGTCGCGCTCGTCCTCGCGGACGCGGTCGCGGAGAAGTTCGGCGGCGACTCGGTCCCCGAGACCCGCCGGAACGTCCGGTCGTACCTCGAGAACCTGGCCATCCGGTGA
- a CDS encoding shikimate dehydrogenase, with translation MPTRATDDARRAAVLGKPIAHSLSPVLHRAAYGELGLADWSYERFEVDEAGLPGFLASLGPEWAGLSLTMPLKRAVIPLVDEISETAASVDAVNTVVFAEDGRRLGDNTDIPGMVAALREHGIEQVGSAAILGAGATASSALAALARICTGEVVAYVRSAERAAEMRHWGERLDVEVRTADWADAEQALHAPLVIATTPAGTTDALAGAVPECPTTLFDVLYHPWPTALAARWSMFGGAVVSGLDLLVHQAVLQVEQMTGRSPAPLDAMRRAGEKALAER, from the coding sequence ATGCCAACTCGGGCAACTGACGACGCCCGCCGGGCCGCCGTGCTCGGTAAGCCCATCGCCCACTCCCTCTCCCCGGTGCTGCACCGGGCCGCGTACGGCGAACTCGGCCTCGCCGACTGGTCGTACGAGCGCTTCGAGGTCGACGAGGCCGGGCTGCCCGGCTTCCTCGCGTCGCTGGGACCGGAGTGGGCGGGGCTGTCGCTGACCATGCCGCTGAAGCGGGCGGTCATCCCGCTGGTCGACGAGATCAGCGAGACGGCCGCCTCGGTCGACGCGGTCAACACCGTCGTCTTCGCCGAGGACGGACGCCGCCTCGGCGACAACACCGACATTCCGGGCATGGTCGCCGCGCTCCGCGAGCACGGAATCGAACAGGTCGGCTCCGCCGCCATCCTCGGTGCCGGTGCCACCGCCTCCTCCGCGCTGGCCGCCCTGGCCCGGATCTGCACCGGCGAGGTCGTCGCCTACGTCCGCAGCGCGGAGCGCGCCGCCGAGATGCGGCACTGGGGCGAGCGGCTCGACGTCGAGGTCCGCACCGCCGACTGGGCCGACGCGGAGCAGGCCCTGCACGCGCCGCTGGTGATCGCCACCACCCCCGCCGGCACCACCGACGCCCTCGCCGGCGCCGTGCCGGAGTGCCCCACCACCCTCTTCGACGTCCTCTACCACCCCTGGCCCACCGCGCTGGCCGCCCGCTGGTCGATGTTCGGAGGCGCCGTCGTCAGCGGCCTCGACCTCCTGGTGCACCAGGCGGTGCTTCAGGTCGAGCAGATGACCGGTCGGAGCCCGGCGCCGCTGGACGCCATGCGCCGGGCCGGGGAGAAGGCGCTCGCCGAGCGCTGA
- a CDS encoding shikimate kinase yields MGVGKSTVGLLLAERLGVGYRDTDEDIVTAEGRAIADIFVAEGEPAFRAIEKRAVRAALAEHEGVLALGGGAILDAETRGLLAGRTVVYLSMDVEEAVKRTGLNAARPLLAINPRKQWRELMEARRHLYEEVATAVVATDGRTPEEVTQAALDALELKEA; encoded by the coding sequence ATGGGCGTGGGCAAGTCCACGGTCGGGCTGCTGCTGGCCGAGCGGCTCGGCGTCGGCTACCGGGACACCGACGAGGACATCGTCACCGCCGAGGGCCGCGCCATCGCCGACATCTTCGTGGCCGAGGGCGAGCCGGCCTTCCGGGCGATCGAGAAGCGGGCGGTGCGGGCGGCGCTGGCCGAGCACGAGGGCGTCCTCGCGCTCGGCGGGGGCGCGATCCTCGACGCGGAGACGCGTGGTCTGCTCGCCGGCCGCACGGTGGTCTACCTCTCGATGGACGTGGAGGAGGCCGTCAAGCGCACCGGCCTGAACGCGGCCCGGCCCCTGCTCGCCATCAACCCGCGCAAGCAGTGGCGCGAGCTGATGGAGGCGCGGCGGCACCTGTACGAGGAGGTCGCCACGGCCGTCGTGGCGACCGACGGCCGTACGCCCGAAGAGGTCACCCAAGCAGCCCTGGACGCACTGGAGTTGAAGGAAGCATGA
- a CDS encoding Pro-rich N-terminal domain-containing protein, whose protein sequence is MQHAVGSPLPPPHQPGQGPTGWQPAAQHPGAPQGPTPVPPPPAAPPQPPLPPLPPETTGHVPLPPGAPVGMPSPPPAATVPDPTSTTLAVLLIGPAGAGKTSVAKYWADHRRVPTAHISLDDVREWVRSGFADPQSGWNDHSEAQYRLARRTCGFAARNFLANGISCILDDAVFPDRPVVGLGGWKRHVGPGLLPVVLLPGLDIVLERNAERTGNRRLTDEEVARIHGRMAGWYGSGLPIIDNSQLDVPATARVLDEVLTRAIASPPTW, encoded by the coding sequence ATGCAGCACGCAGTGGGATCTCCGCTGCCGCCGCCCCATCAGCCGGGGCAGGGACCGACCGGCTGGCAGCCGGCCGCACAGCACCCGGGAGCGCCGCAGGGCCCCACGCCCGTCCCGCCGCCACCGGCCGCGCCCCCGCAGCCGCCGCTGCCCCCGCTGCCGCCCGAGACCACGGGCCACGTCCCGCTGCCGCCGGGCGCCCCGGTGGGCATGCCGAGCCCGCCCCCCGCCGCCACGGTCCCCGACCCGACCAGCACAACCCTGGCCGTCCTCCTGATCGGCCCCGCCGGTGCGGGCAAGACCAGCGTGGCCAAGTACTGGGCCGACCACCGGCGGGTCCCCACCGCCCACATCAGCCTCGACGACGTCCGCGAGTGGGTCCGCTCCGGCTTCGCCGACCCCCAGTCCGGATGGAACGACCACTCCGAGGCCCAGTACCGCCTCGCCCGCCGCACCTGCGGCTTCGCCGCGCGCAACTTCCTCGCCAACGGCATCTCGTGCATCCTCGACGACGCCGTCTTCCCGGACCGCCCGGTCGTCGGCCTCGGCGGCTGGAAGCGGCACGTGGGCCCCGGCCTCCTCCCGGTCGTCCTCCTCCCCGGCCTCGACATCGTCCTCGAGCGCAACGCGGAGCGCACGGGCAACCGCCGCCTCACCGACGAGGAGGTGGCCCGCATCCACGGCCGCATGGCCGGCTGGTACGGCTCCGGCCTCCCGATCATCGACAACTCCCAGCTCGACGTCCCAGCAACGGCCCGAGTCCTCGACGAGGTCCTGACCCGAGCAATAGCCAGCCCCCCAACCTGGTAA
- the alaS gene encoding alanine--tRNA ligase, whose protein sequence is MESAEIRRRWLSFYEERGHTVVPSASLIADDPTLLLVPAGMVPFKPYFLGEVKPPWARATSVQKCVRTPDIEEVGKTTRHGTFFQMCGNFSFGDYFKEGAIKYAWELLTTPQDKGGYGLEPDRLWITVYKDDDEAERIWHEVIGVPKERIQRLGMKDNYWSMGVPGPCGPCSEINYDRGPEFGVEGGPAVNDERYVEIWNLVFMQYERGEGIGKDNFEILGELPSKNIDTGLGLERLAMILQGVQNMYEIDTSMAVIKKATELTGVRYGDAHASDVSLRVVTDHMRTSVMLIGDGVTPGNEGRGYVLRRIMRRAIRNMRLLGATGPVVLDLIDTVIAMMGQQYPELVTDRERIEKVAVAEENAFLKTLKAGTNILDTAVTETKESGGSVLAGDKAFLLHDTWGFPIDLTLEMAAEQGLSVDEEGFRRLMKEQRERAKADAQAKKTGHAGAGAYREIADRTGETDFIGYSDTEGETTIVGILVDGVSSPAASEGDEVEIVLDRTPFYAEGGGQIGDTGRIRVDTGAVIEIRDTQKPVPGVYVHKGVVLVGEVTVGAKAHAAIDSRRRTAIARAHSATHLTHQALRDALGPTAAQAGSENQPGRFRFDFGSPSAVPTAVMTDVEQKINEVLARDLDVRADVMAIDEAKKQGAIAEFGEKYGERVRVVTIGDFSKELCGGTHVHNTSQLGLVKLLGESSIGSGVRRIEALVGVDAYNFLAREHTVVAQLQELIKGRPEELPEKVSAMLGKLKDAEKEIEKFRAEKVLQAAGGLVESAKDIRGIAVVTGQLPDGTTPDDLRKLVLDVRGRIQGGRAAVVALFTVNNGKPLTVIATNDAARDRGLKAGDLVRTAAKTLGGGGGGKPDVAQGGGQNPAAVGEAIDAVERLVTETAK, encoded by the coding sequence ATGGAGTCGGCTGAGATTCGCCGCCGCTGGCTGAGCTTCTACGAGGAGCGCGGGCACACCGTCGTCCCTTCGGCGTCGCTCATCGCGGACGACCCGACTCTGCTCCTCGTCCCGGCCGGCATGGTGCCCTTCAAGCCCTACTTCCTCGGTGAGGTCAAGCCGCCGTGGGCGCGCGCCACCAGCGTGCAGAAGTGCGTGCGCACCCCCGACATCGAAGAGGTCGGCAAGACCACCCGGCACGGCACCTTCTTCCAGATGTGCGGCAACTTCTCCTTCGGCGACTACTTCAAGGAAGGCGCCATCAAGTACGCCTGGGAGCTGCTGACCACGCCCCAGGACAAGGGCGGTTACGGCCTGGAACCGGACCGGCTGTGGATCACCGTCTACAAGGACGACGACGAGGCCGAGCGCATCTGGCACGAGGTCATCGGCGTGCCGAAGGAGCGCATCCAGCGCCTCGGCATGAAGGACAACTACTGGTCCATGGGCGTCCCCGGCCCGTGCGGCCCGTGTTCCGAGATCAACTACGACCGCGGCCCCGAGTTCGGCGTCGAGGGCGGCCCGGCCGTCAACGACGAGCGGTACGTGGAGATCTGGAACCTGGTCTTCATGCAGTACGAGCGCGGCGAGGGCATCGGCAAGGACAACTTCGAGATCCTCGGCGAGCTGCCCAGCAAGAACATCGACACGGGCCTCGGCCTGGAGCGTCTCGCCATGATTCTGCAGGGCGTGCAGAACATGTACGAGATCGACACGTCCATGGCCGTCATCAAGAAGGCCACCGAGCTGACCGGCGTCCGCTACGGCGACGCCCACGCCTCGGACGTCTCGCTGCGCGTCGTCACCGACCACATGCGCACGTCGGTCATGCTCATCGGCGACGGCGTCACCCCCGGCAACGAGGGCCGCGGCTACGTGCTGCGCCGCATCATGCGCCGCGCCATCCGCAACATGCGCCTCCTCGGCGCCACCGGCCCGGTCGTCCTCGACCTCATCGACACCGTGATCGCCATGATGGGCCAGCAGTACCCGGAGCTGGTCACCGACCGCGAGCGCATCGAGAAGGTGGCCGTCGCCGAGGAGAACGCCTTCCTCAAGACGCTGAAGGCCGGCACCAACATCCTCGACACGGCCGTCACCGAGACCAAGGAGTCCGGCGGCTCCGTGCTCGCCGGCGACAAGGCGTTCCTGCTCCACGACACCTGGGGCTTCCCGATCGACCTCACCCTCGAAATGGCCGCCGAACAGGGCCTCTCGGTGGACGAGGAGGGCTTCCGCCGCCTGATGAAGGAGCAGCGGGAGCGCGCCAAGGCCGACGCCCAGGCCAAGAAGACCGGGCACGCCGGGGCCGGCGCCTACCGCGAGATCGCCGACAGGACCGGCGAGACCGACTTCATCGGCTACTCCGACACCGAGGGCGAGACCACGATCGTCGGCATCCTCGTCGACGGCGTCTCCTCCCCGGCCGCCAGTGAGGGCGACGAGGTCGAGATCGTCCTGGACCGTACCCCGTTCTACGCCGAGGGCGGCGGCCAGATCGGCGACACCGGCCGGATCAGGGTCGACACCGGTGCCGTCATCGAGATCCGCGACACCCAGAAGCCGGTCCCGGGCGTCTACGTCCACAAGGGCGTCGTGCTGGTCGGCGAGGTGACGGTCGGCGCCAAGGCCCACGCCGCGATCGACTCCCGGCGCCGGACCGCCATCGCCCGCGCCCACTCGGCCACCCACCTCACCCACCAGGCGCTGCGCGACGCCCTCGGCCCGACGGCCGCCCAGGCCGGTTCGGAGAACCAGCCCGGCCGCTTCCGCTTCGACTTCGGCTCGCCGTCCGCCGTTCCGACGGCCGTGATGACCGACGTGGAGCAGAAGATCAACGAGGTGCTCGCCCGCGACCTCGACGTGCGCGCCGACGTCATGGCCATCGACGAGGCCAAGAAGCAGGGCGCCATCGCCGAGTTCGGCGAGAAGTACGGCGAGCGGGTCCGCGTGGTGACCATCGGCGACTTCTCCAAGGAGCTGTGCGGCGGCACCCACGTCCACAACACCTCCCAGCTGGGCCTGGTGAAGCTGCTCGGCGAGTCCTCGATCGGCTCGGGGGTACGCCGTATCGAGGCCCTCGTCGGCGTCGACGCCTACAACTTCCTGGCCCGTGAGCACACGGTCGTCGCCCAGCTCCAGGAGCTGATCAAGGGCCGCCCGGAGGAGCTGCCGGAGAAGGTCTCCGCGATGCTCGGCAAGCTGAAGGACGCCGAGAAGGAGATCGAGAAGTTCCGCGCCGAGAAGGTGCTGCAGGCCGCCGGTGGCCTCGTCGAGTCCGCCAAGGACATCCGCGGCATCGCCGTGGTGACCGGCCAGCTCCCGGACGGCACCACCCCGGACGACCTGCGCAAGCTCGTTCTCGACGTGCGCGGCCGCATCCAGGGCGGGCGCGCCGCCGTGGTCGCCCTGTTCACGGTCAACAACGGCAAGCCGCTCACGGTCATCGCCACCAACGACGCCGCCCGCGACCGCGGCCTCAAGGCCGGTGACCTGGTCCGCACCGCCGCCAAGACGCTCGGCGGCGGCGGTGGCGGCAAGCCGGACGTCGCCCAGGGCGGCGGCCAGAACCCGGCCGCGGTCGGCGAGGCCATCGACGCCGTCGAACGCCTCGTGACCGAGACCGCCAAGTAA
- the mltG gene encoding endolytic transglycosylase MltG produces MTEYGRGPGSEPWHPEDPLYGDDGWGGQQAHVGQQSPYGGQPQHYPQQSQQEQYGDWGQYPQGGYDQQQYAYYDEQGQLRYADGHGQQQYDQQQYVGHAPQQYHQGTWDATGTHGHVPYAADPGDPYGQQPAAYGAEQPDFYGTEDAYPPPEPPGRRRPEPEAQPDPAVEEGEEEQHPFFTGADDDDDDGDDDPKGRRGGGRGKDAKGGKGAKKRRSGCACLVVCLVFGGGAATVGYFGWHFYQNRFGAAPDYAGSGSAETVTVQIPKGAGGYEIGRRLKEAGVVKSVDAFVHAQNQNTRGDTIQAGAYTLKKEMSAASCVLLMLDPKSQANVVVTPGERATAVYVALDKKLGLSPGTSKKAAKAQYKTLGLPSYANSNSKIMDPLEGFLYPGTYPAAKGMKPEAVLKQMVAAAKEEYAAYDLEAEAKKYDLDSPLQVITVASLVQAEGKTHDDFRKMAEVIYNRLKPTNTETNQKLQFDSTFNYLKGTSNIHISESEINSNRDPYNTYTQKGLPPGPIGNPGEDALKAALNPTDEGWIYFVATDGQNNTEFAKTYAEFQQLKEKFNANSGN; encoded by the coding sequence ATGACTGAGTATGGCCGGGGCCCAGGCTCCGAACCGTGGCACCCGGAGGACCCGTTGTACGGGGACGACGGGTGGGGAGGACAGCAGGCCCACGTGGGTCAGCAGTCCCCCTACGGCGGCCAGCCGCAGCACTACCCGCAGCAGTCGCAGCAGGAGCAGTACGGCGACTGGGGCCAGTACCCGCAGGGCGGGTACGACCAGCAGCAGTACGCGTACTACGACGAGCAGGGCCAACTCCGCTACGCCGACGGGCACGGCCAGCAGCAGTACGACCAGCAGCAGTACGTCGGCCACGCCCCGCAGCAGTACCACCAGGGCACCTGGGACGCGACCGGCACCCACGGCCACGTCCCCTACGCCGCCGACCCTGGCGACCCCTACGGTCAGCAGCCCGCGGCCTACGGCGCCGAGCAGCCCGACTTCTACGGCACCGAGGACGCCTACCCGCCCCCGGAGCCGCCCGGCCGCCGGCGCCCCGAGCCGGAAGCGCAGCCGGATCCCGCCGTCGAGGAGGGGGAAGAGGAGCAGCACCCCTTCTTCACCGGCGCCGACGACGATGACGACGACGGGGACGACGATCCGAAAGGACGCCGCGGTGGTGGCCGCGGCAAGGACGCCAAAGGGGGCAAGGGCGCCAAGAAACGCCGCAGCGGCTGTGCCTGCCTCGTGGTCTGCCTGGTCTTCGGCGGCGGCGCGGCCACCGTCGGCTACTTCGGCTGGCACTTCTACCAAAATCGTTTCGGCGCGGCCCCGGACTACGCGGGCAGCGGCTCCGCCGAGACCGTGACCGTCCAGATCCCCAAGGGGGCCGGCGGATACGAGATCGGCCGCCGCCTGAAGGAGGCCGGCGTCGTCAAGAGCGTCGACGCGTTCGTCCACGCGCAGAACCAGAACACGAGGGGCGACACGATCCAGGCGGGCGCCTACACGCTCAAGAAGGAGATGTCCGCCGCGAGCTGTGTGCTGCTGATGCTCGACCCGAAGAGCCAGGCCAATGTGGTGGTCACCCCGGGCGAGCGCGCGACGGCCGTCTACGTGGCGCTCGACAAGAAACTCGGCCTTTCCCCCGGCACCTCCAAGAAAGCCGCCAAGGCCCAGTACAAGACCCTCGGCCTGCCGAGTTACGCGAACTCCAACAGCAAGATCATGGACCCGCTGGAAGGATTCCTCTACCCGGGCACCTATCCCGCGGCCAAGGGCATGAAGCCCGAGGCGGTGCTGAAACAGATGGTCGCCGCGGCCAAGGAGGAGTACGCCGCCTACGACTTGGAGGCGGAGGCCAAGAAGTACGATCTGGACAGCCCGCTGCAGGTCATCACGGTCGCGAGCCTCGTTCAGGCCGAAGGAAAGACGCACGACGACTTCCGCAAGATGGCGGAAGTGATCTACAACCGTCTCAAGCCCACGAACACCGAGACGAACCAGAAGCTGCAATTCGACTCGACCTTCAACTACCTGAAGGGCACCAGCAACATCCACATCAGCGAGTCGGAGATCAACAGCAACAGGGACCCGTACAACACGTACACCCAGAAGGGGCTTCCGCCCGGTCCGATCGGCAACCCCGGCGAGGACGCGCTCAAGGCGGCACTGAATCCGACCGACGAGGGCTGGATCTATTTCGTGGCGACAGACGGCCAGAACAACACCGAATTCGCCAAGACCTACGCGGAATTCCAGCAGCTCAAGGAAAAATTCAATGCCAACTCGGGCAACTGA
- a CDS encoding DUF948 domain-containing protein: MRAVSGGEVAGILVAVFWAILVSFLAVALVRLAQTLKATTKLVADVTDQAVPLLADASAAVRSAQTQIERVDAIASDVQEVTSNASALSTTVASTFGGPLVKVAAFGYGVRRALAGRKADVPVKEPGRTVIVGRTVPAARRKNRGK, translated from the coding sequence GTGCGCGCGGTGTCCGGTGGAGAGGTGGCCGGGATCCTGGTGGCCGTCTTCTGGGCGATCCTGGTCTCCTTCCTCGCGGTGGCACTCGTGAGGCTGGCCCAGACGCTCAAGGCGACGACCAAGCTCGTGGCGGACGTGACCGATCAGGCCGTCCCGCTGCTCGCCGACGCCTCCGCGGCCGTCCGCTCCGCGCAGACCCAGATCGAGCGGGTCGACGCGATCGCCTCCGACGTCCAGGAGGTCACGTCCAACGCCTCCGCGCTGTCCACCACGGTCGCCTCCACCTTCGGCGGCCCCCTGGTCAAGGTCGCGGCCTTCGGCTACGGCGTGCGCCGGGCACTGGCCGGCCGCAAGGCGGACGTGCCCGTGAAGGAGCCCGGGCGTACGGTGATCGTGGGCCGGACGGTCCCGGCCGCCCGGCGGAAGAACCGGGGAAAGTAG